A single window of Rhodobacteraceae bacterium S2214 DNA harbors:
- a CDS encoding AAA family ATPase: MFTHEDLANLQSKSLKMQSFIRQQTFSPENEKSLRRFSSWEVSELIFKINQSTFRGRLAAEPDLPGGEVEPDGRQRWFSLDEINELRRKMKINRKSLMPKRPAGKRAFRVAIANFKGGAGKSTVALHLAHASALDGYRVLCVDFDPQATLSHSMGLNDVAEDHTVWGIMARDLVRETDRMNNAVQGAESGTALPQRRIPSSIRDMGLDTLRVTDFIKPTAWPTIDVIPSCANAAFVEFASAQYRHLNPEWTFFAAVSRYLDSLPDDAYDLIVFDCPPAIGYQSMNAVFAADMLYVPSGPGYWEYDSTTSFIGQLSEALGDLTEGFGAKLPAGKTSLPKSFANIKFLMTRYEPGNDLHRAMYDAFRKVFGEHLAEHPIEMTRAVEQSGRFLSSVYEIDYRDMTRETWRRARDTFDRAYLEFKDNVLAAWDELEDDQ; the protein is encoded by the coding sequence ATGTTTACCCACGAAGATCTGGCAAACCTCCAGTCCAAATCCCTGAAGATGCAAAGCTTCATCCGGCAGCAGACATTCTCGCCCGAGAATGAAAAGTCGCTCCGCCGTTTCTCCAGCTGGGAGGTGTCAGAGCTGATCTTCAAGATCAATCAATCTACCTTCCGTGGCCGCCTTGCCGCTGAACCCGACCTTCCCGGTGGAGAGGTGGAACCTGATGGTCGCCAAAGATGGTTTAGCCTTGATGAGATCAACGAACTGCGGCGCAAGATGAAGATTAACCGCAAGTCGCTGATGCCCAAGCGCCCTGCTGGCAAGCGCGCGTTTCGCGTGGCGATTGCGAACTTCAAAGGGGGCGCCGGTAAATCGACCGTTGCCCTTCATCTTGCCCACGCTTCCGCGCTCGACGGTTACCGCGTGCTTTGCGTCGACTTCGATCCGCAAGCCACGTTGTCGCATTCGATGGGCCTGAACGACGTTGCCGAAGATCACACCGTTTGGGGCATCATGGCCCGCGATCTTGTGCGTGAAACTGACCGGATGAATAACGCCGTGCAAGGTGCGGAAAGCGGGACCGCCCTGCCCCAGCGCCGCATCCCGTCCAGCATTCGTGACATGGGTCTCGACACGCTGCGCGTCACCGACTTTATCAAACCGACTGCTTGGCCCACCATCGACGTGATCCCCAGTTGCGCCAACGCCGCCTTCGTGGAATTTGCGTCGGCCCAGTACCGCCACTTGAATCCTGAATGGACGTTCTTCGCGGCGGTGTCTCGTTACCTCGATAGCTTACCGGACGATGCCTATGATCTCATCGTTTTCGATTGCCCGCCGGCGATTGGCTACCAGTCGATGAACGCAGTCTTCGCGGCGGACATGCTTTATGTGCCATCTGGCCCCGGCTACTGGGAATACGACAGCACTACGTCATTCATTGGCCAGCTTTCCGAAGCCTTGGGCGATCTGACTGAAGGCTTCGGCGCGAAGCTTCCCGCTGGTAAAACGTCGCTGCCGAAGTCATTCGCCAACATCAAATTCCTGATGACCCGCTATGAACCTGGCAACGATTTGCACCGCGCGATGTATGATGCATTCCGAAAGGTTTTTGGCGAACACTTGGCCGAACACCCGATTGAAATGACGCGTGCTGTGGAGCAATCCGGTCGCTTCCTCAGTTCGGTCTATGAAATCGACTACCGCGATATGACACGCGAAACTTGGCGCCGGGCCCGCGATACGTTCGATCGGGCCTACCTTGAATTCAAGGACAACGTTTTGGCCGCGTGGGATGAATTGGAGGATGACCAATGA
- a CDS encoding type II toxin-antitoxin system CcdA family antitoxin, translated as MNIQTRKPTNLSLDRSLLDEARALDVNLSRAAEEGLRAAVAAAKGAQWLAENQAAIAGSNAYVEAQGLPLDKFRQF; from the coding sequence ATGAATATTCAAACACGTAAACCCACAAACCTGTCGCTGGACCGTTCATTACTGGACGAAGCCCGTGCATTGGACGTGAACCTGTCGCGTGCTGCGGAGGAGGGCCTGCGCGCCGCTGTGGCTGCTGCAAAGGGCGCACAGTGGCTGGCCGAGAACCAAGCGGCCATCGCGGGCAGCAATGCCTATGTCGAGGCGCAGGGCCTGCCGTTAGATAAGTTCCGCCAGTTCTAG
- a CDS encoding CcdB family protein, whose protein sequence is MARFDVYEVSGVAGYVVDVQADLLDALNTRITVPLMPIDDAPPPARRLNPVFDIGGAQHVLVTQYMAAVPRAALKACVGDLRDEAAQITDAVDFLMQGF, encoded by the coding sequence GTGGCGCGGTTTGATGTGTATGAGGTCAGCGGCGTCGCTGGCTATGTCGTTGATGTGCAAGCGGATCTACTGGACGCGCTGAACACGCGGATCACTGTGCCGCTGATGCCAATCGACGACGCACCGCCGCCTGCACGGCGGCTGAACCCTGTTTTTGATATTGGCGGTGCTCAACATGTGTTGGTCACGCAATATATGGCCGCTGTTCCACGGGCTGCGTTGAAAGCATGTGTGGGCGACCTGCGCGACGAGGCCGCACAGATAACCGATGCTGTGGATTTCTTGATGCAAGGATTCTAG
- the ugpC gene encoding sn-glycerol-3-phosphate ABC transporter ATP-binding protein UgpC — protein MADLKLTDVEKTYGGAVNVLNHIDLDIKKGELIVFVGPSGCGKSTLLRMIAGLESITGGTLEIDGEVVNNVPPAQRGIAMVFQSYALYPHMTVRDNMAFALKLAKKPQAEIDAAIDKAAKILQLGDYLDRLPKALSGGQRQRVAIGRSIVRDPKVYLFDEPLSNLDAGLRVATRIEIAQLKESMPDSTMIYVTHDQVEAMTLATRIVVLANKGIAQVGTPLELYERPENEFVAQFIGSPSMNLLPGKIVETGDITTVALDGGGTARSAVPTQAADKGLQVNVGVRPEDMVITDSDPLYTGTVKFSEALGEVTLLYFDAVGEEASVIAKLPGIHTDTRGNTLQFNADPKKVQIFHNGKSLYYR, from the coding sequence ATGGCTGATCTCAAACTCACGGATGTTGAAAAGACCTACGGCGGCGCGGTTAATGTGCTGAACCACATCGATCTGGACATCAAAAAGGGTGAACTCATCGTCTTTGTTGGGCCGTCAGGTTGCGGAAAATCGACCCTATTGCGGATGATTGCGGGCTTGGAAAGCATTACGGGCGGCACATTGGAAATCGACGGCGAAGTCGTGAACAACGTACCCCCCGCCCAACGCGGCATCGCGATGGTGTTCCAATCCTACGCGCTCTACCCGCACATGACCGTGCGCGATAACATGGCGTTTGCGTTGAAACTGGCCAAGAAACCGCAAGCGGAAATTGACGCCGCTATCGATAAGGCCGCTAAGATCCTACAGCTCGGCGACTATCTCGACCGTTTGCCAAAGGCGCTGTCGGGTGGACAACGGCAACGTGTTGCAATCGGGCGGTCCATTGTGCGCGACCCAAAGGTCTACCTGTTCGACGAACCGCTTTCCAATCTCGATGCCGGCCTGCGCGTCGCGACACGGATCGAGATCGCGCAGCTCAAGGAATCCATGCCCGACAGCACTATGATCTACGTGACCCACGATCAGGTCGAGGCGATGACGCTGGCCACCCGCATCGTTGTGCTGGCAAACAAGGGCATCGCGCAGGTCGGCACGCCGCTCGAACTTTATGAACGGCCAGAAAACGAATTTGTGGCGCAGTTCATCGGGTCACCGTCCATGAACCTCCTCCCCGGCAAAATCGTCGAAACTGGAGATATCACCACCGTCGCGCTCGACGGAGGCGGCACAGCACGCTCTGCCGTGCCGACACAAGCGGCGGACAAGGGCCTGCAGGTCAACGTCGGCGTCCGCCCCGAGGACATGGTCATCACCGACAGCGACCCGCTTTACACCGGCACCGTGAAGTTTTCCGAAGCCTTGGGCGAAGTCACCCTGCTCTACTTCGATGCGGTGGGTGAAGAAGCGTCGGTTATAGCGAAACTACCGGGCATCCACACCGATACGCGCGGCAACACGCTGCAGTTCAATGCAGACCCGAAAAAGGTGCAAATCTTCCATAACGGCAAATCGCTCTACTATCGCTAG
- a CDS encoding alpha-glucosidase family protein, whose protein sequence is MTKMEKLTVTNSFTKDPDWWRGAVIYQIYPRSFQDSNGTGTGDLKGIANRLPHIANLGADAIWISPFFKSPMADFGYDVSDYCDVDPMFGTLADFDYMIETAHNLGLKVMIDLVLSHTSDKHAWFEESRISRDNNRHDWYVWSDPKPDGTPPNNWLSIFGGSAWQWDARREQYYLHNFLTSQPDLNFHTPAVQDALLDVAHFWLERGVDGFRLDTINFYVHDDQLRDNPALPADKRNSTIAPSVNPYNHQEHLYSKNRPENFAFLRKLRAVMDKYGAAAVGEVGDAQRGLEIMGEYTAGDDLMQMCYAFEFLAANQPTAARIVEVLQKVDDVAADGWACWAFSNHDVVRHVSRWNLSDAATRTMATLIMCLRGSVCIYQGEELGLTEADVAFEDLQDPYGIEFWPEFKGRDGCRTPMVWENSNQNGGFSEATPWLPVSDAHLQNNVATQTDDPDAMLHHYKSAIALRHAHPALASGTHDNLTNTGDVLHFTREHDGETIFCAFNLSDGPATITLPAGNWAQIGQDLHSADVSGKTVTLGPWQPCLALRTS, encoded by the coding sequence ATGACGAAAATGGAAAAACTGACCGTGACAAATTCCTTTACCAAAGACCCAGATTGGTGGCGCGGCGCGGTCATTTACCAAATCTATCCGCGCAGCTTTCAAGACAGCAACGGCACAGGCACGGGCGACCTAAAAGGCATCGCCAACCGCCTGCCGCACATCGCAAACTTGGGCGCGGACGCGATCTGGATTTCGCCGTTCTTCAAATCTCCGATGGCCGATTTTGGCTATGACGTCAGCGATTATTGCGACGTGGACCCGATGTTCGGCACGCTCGCTGACTTCGATTACATGATCGAAACGGCGCATAACCTCGGCTTGAAGGTGATGATCGACCTCGTGTTGTCTCACACATCCGACAAACACGCATGGTTCGAAGAATCCCGCATCAGCCGCGACAACAACCGCCACGACTGGTACGTCTGGTCCGATCCGAAGCCGGACGGCACGCCGCCAAATAACTGGCTGTCGATCTTTGGCGGCTCGGCATGGCAATGGGACGCGCGGCGCGAACAATATTACCTCCACAATTTCCTAACATCGCAGCCTGATTTGAACTTCCACACGCCAGCGGTCCAAGACGCATTGCTTGACGTGGCGCATTTCTGGCTAGAACGCGGCGTCGACGGTTTCCGGCTCGATACGATCAACTTCTACGTCCACGACGACCAACTGCGCGATAACCCTGCCCTGCCAGCGGACAAACGAAATTCGACCATCGCGCCGTCCGTGAACCCCTATAACCACCAAGAACACCTGTATTCCAAGAACCGCCCCGAAAACTTCGCCTTCCTGCGCAAACTACGGGCAGTCATGGATAAATACGGCGCAGCGGCCGTCGGCGAAGTCGGCGACGCGCAACGCGGGCTGGAAATCATGGGCGAATATACCGCCGGCGATGATCTTATGCAGATGTGCTACGCGTTCGAATTCCTCGCGGCCAACCAACCCACCGCCGCCCGCATCGTCGAAGTCCTGCAAAAGGTCGACGACGTCGCCGCAGACGGCTGGGCCTGCTGGGCATTCTCAAACCACGACGTTGTCCGCCACGTTTCACGCTGGAACCTATCAGACGCAGCAACGCGGACCATGGCGACCCTGATCATGTGCCTGCGCGGATCAGTCTGCATCTACCAAGGCGAAGAACTGGGTCTGACCGAAGCGGACGTCGCATTCGAAGACCTGCAAGACCCCTACGGCATCGAATTCTGGCCCGAATTCAAAGGCCGCGACGGATGCCGGACCCCTATGGTCTGGGAAAACAGCAACCAAAACGGCGGCTTTTCTGAAGCCACACCTTGGTTGCCTGTGTCCGACGCCCATCTTCAGAACAACGTTGCCACCCAAACCGACGATCCCGACGCGATGCTGCACCACTACAAATCGGCGATTGCCCTGCGCCACGCCCACCCTGCCCTCGCGTCCGGCACGCATGACAACCTGACCAACACGGGCGACGTGCTGCATTTCACCCGCGAACATGATGGCGAAACGATCTTCTGCGCCTTCAACCTCTCTGATGGTCCCGCCACGATCACCTTGCCCGCAGGCAATTGGGCACAGATCGGGCAAGACCTGCACAGCGCCGATGTCTCCGGCAAAACCGTCACGCTTGGCCCTTGGCAACCTTGCCTGGCACTACGTACTTCATAA
- a CDS encoding carbohydrate ABC transporter permease encodes MSSIAGTKSSLTWAVHISTALLVALWLFPTVGLLVSSFRTADQISGSGWWNAMFPSVQNVVIRAADPDDFREQRGDLYVVEGNLFDGEGEAVISVWGTSSRAIDVNKAGETADLGDGESFTLQANGDYVWSGNDDQISGRAQRVFATAKAPPKFTLGNYAQVLFSGSSTDGMAKAFFNTFTVTIPATIIPIMIAAFAAYALAWMDFPGRALLIAIVVGLLVVPLQLALIPLLKLHLNIGIGKGYLGVWMAHTGFGLPLAIYLLRNYMIGLPRDIIENAKVDGATDFQIFTKIVLPLSFPALASFGIFQFLWTWNDLLVAKVFLIDATGETTVMTNQIVELLGTRGGNWEILATAAFVSIAVPLVVFFSMQRFLVRGLLAGSVK; translated from the coding sequence ATGTCATCCATCGCAGGCACCAAATCATCCCTCACTTGGGCGGTTCACATCTCAACTGCGCTGCTTGTCGCGTTGTGGTTGTTCCCAACCGTCGGGCTTCTGGTTTCATCCTTCCGGACAGCGGACCAAATCTCTGGCTCAGGCTGGTGGAACGCCATGTTCCCATCCGTCCAAAACGTCGTCATTCGCGCCGCAGACCCCGACGATTTCCGCGAACAGCGCGGTGATCTCTATGTCGTCGAAGGCAATCTATTCGACGGCGAAGGCGAAGCTGTGATCTCTGTCTGGGGAACATCATCCCGCGCTATCGACGTGAATAAAGCAGGTGAAACCGCAGACCTTGGCGACGGCGAAAGCTTCACTTTGCAAGCCAACGGCGACTACGTCTGGTCCGGCAACGACGACCAAATCTCGGGCCGTGCGCAACGTGTCTTTGCGACGGCCAAAGCACCACCCAAATTCACGCTCGGCAACTACGCCCAAGTCCTTTTCTCGGGCAGCAGCACCGACGGCATGGCAAAGGCGTTCTTTAACACCTTCACCGTGACGATCCCCGCAACCATCATCCCGATCATGATCGCGGCCTTTGCGGCTTACGCATTGGCGTGGATGGATTTTCCGGGTCGCGCGCTGCTGATCGCCATTGTCGTGGGCCTGCTCGTGGTGCCACTACAACTCGCCCTCATTCCCCTTTTGAAACTGCACCTGAACATCGGGATCGGCAAAGGATATCTGGGGGTTTGGATGGCGCATACCGGCTTTGGGCTTCCGCTCGCGATCTATTTGCTTCGCAACTACATGATCGGCCTGCCGCGTGACATTATCGAAAACGCCAAAGTGGACGGCGCAACCGATTTCCAGATTTTCACAAAGATCGTGTTGCCGCTGTCCTTCCCTGCACTCGCCTCTTTCGGCATCTTCCAGTTCCTGTGGACATGGAATGACCTGCTCGTGGCTAAGGTGTTCCTGATCGACGCGACAGGCGAAACAACTGTTATGACCAACCAGATCGTTGAACTGCTTGGCACACGCGGCGGCAACTGGGAAATCCTTGCGACTGCTGCCTTCGTGTCGATCGCTGTCCCGCTGGTTGTCTTCTTCTCAATGCAACGCTTCTTGGTACGCGGCCTGCTCGCCGGTTCCGTGAAGTAA
- a CDS encoding sugar ABC transporter permease, with amino-acid sequence MHPALLGLTTVILGVGGCLLYFIGSNMILDKVIFPQKAGDQGRNINRANMIRPWLFLFPAMFALGLYLGYPVIETLRLSLTSRAADGAFVGLDNYNKMFGDAKFWEAMRNNMLWLIIVPAASTAFGLLAAQLTDRIRWGNIAKSLIFMPMAISFVGASVIFKLVYDTRPVDQEQIGILNAIWLKFDGGLGSILMLKIFPAFILLGFAALVAYAIKAVLSPLKNQHIQENSIFKVLRIAGALIGAYLVVKSFLSIIALFTTTLTYGEPQTWLTIPFWNSFFLMVVLIWIQTGFAMVILSAALRGVPEETVEAAIVDGANPFEVFFKIKVPQIMGTIVVVWTTITLVVLKVFDIVYAMTNGQWETQVLANYMFDKLFRANDWGVGSASAIIIMLLVSPILIWNVYNARKEMKER; translated from the coding sequence ATGCATCCTGCCCTCCTCGGTTTGACGACGGTGATCCTCGGTGTGGGTGGCTGTCTGTTGTATTTCATCGGATCGAACATGATCCTCGACAAGGTCATCTTTCCGCAAAAAGCCGGTGATCAGGGCCGCAACATCAACCGCGCCAACATGATCCGCCCTTGGCTGTTCCTTTTTCCGGCCATGTTCGCGCTTGGCCTCTACCTTGGATATCCCGTGATCGAGACGCTGCGGCTGTCTCTCACCTCCCGTGCCGCTGACGGGGCCTTTGTGGGCCTCGATAACTACAACAAAATGTTCGGCGACGCCAAGTTTTGGGAAGCCATGCGCAACAACATGCTGTGGCTGATCATCGTGCCCGCCGCGTCCACCGCATTTGGCCTGCTCGCCGCCCAGCTGACCGACCGTATCCGCTGGGGGAACATCGCCAAGTCGCTGATCTTTATGCCCATGGCGATTTCCTTTGTCGGCGCGTCCGTGATCTTCAAACTGGTCTATGACACCCGCCCTGTGGATCAGGAACAGATCGGTATCCTCAACGCGATCTGGCTGAAATTCGACGGCGGCCTCGGGTCCATCTTGATGCTGAAAATCTTCCCAGCGTTCATCCTGCTCGGCTTTGCAGCACTCGTGGCCTACGCGATCAAAGCAGTGCTTTCACCGCTGAAAAACCAGCACATCCAAGAGAACAGCATCTTCAAAGTCCTGCGCATCGCAGGCGCGTTGATCGGCGCATACCTTGTCGTCAAATCATTCCTCTCGATCATTGCGCTGTTCACCACGACGCTCACATATGGCGAACCGCAAACATGGCTGACCATCCCCTTCTGGAATTCGTTCTTCCTGATGGTCGTGTTGATCTGGATCCAAACTGGCTTTGCCATGGTCATCCTGTCGGCGGCCCTGCGCGGCGTGCCCGAAGAAACAGTCGAGGCCGCAATCGTCGATGGCGCAAACCCGTTCGAGGTCTTTTTCAAGATCAAAGTCCCGCAGATCATGGGCACCATCGTTGTAGTCTGGACCACCATCACGCTTGTCGTGCTCAAGGTGTTCGACATCGTCTACGCCATGACAAACGGGCAGTGGGAAACGCAGGTTCTAGCGAACTACATGTTCGACAAGCTGTTCCGCGCAAATGACTGGGGTGTCGGCTCCGCATCCGCAATCATCATCATGTTGCTCGTGTCCCCGATCCTGATCTGGAACGTTTACAACGCCCGTAAAGAAATGAAGGAACGCTAG
- a CDS encoding ABC transporter substrate-binding protein: MKSALYAGTALVALTASAASAEQITVFGTWLSPEAEIVEEIFDIFEERTGHEVSYVGSDSFEQQVLIDAEAGSAPNISIFPQPGLAADMASRGFLTPLKDGSADWIRDNYAAGQSWVDLGTYADENGEDQLYGMFFRVDLKSLVWYSPENFEDAGYEIPQSMEELIALSDQIVADGGTPWCIGLGSGAATGWPATDWVEDMMLRTQPPAIYDQWVSNELPFDAPEVVGAIEAFGQFALNDDYVAGGAGAVASTDFRDSPKGLFDSPPQCYMHRQASFIPAFFPEGTVVGEDADFFYFPAYEAADLGKPVLGAGTLFAITNPSDGAQELIEFLRDPAAHEVWMGYGGFLTPHKDVDPAKFQDDTSRALNEVLLNATTFRFDGSDLMPGAVGAGSFWTGMVDYAGGKDAAEVAAGIQSSWPE; encoded by the coding sequence ATGAAATCCGCACTTTATGCAGGAACCGCGCTTGTTGCTTTGACAGCATCTGCCGCTTCCGCTGAACAAATCACTGTTTTCGGCACGTGGCTCAGCCCGGAAGCCGAAATCGTTGAAGAAATCTTTGACATCTTTGAAGAACGCACAGGCCACGAAGTGTCCTACGTCGGCTCTGACAGCTTCGAACAGCAGGTTCTGATCGACGCCGAAGCAGGTTCCGCGCCAAACATTTCCATTTTCCCGCAGCCGGGCCTTGCGGCAGACATGGCGTCCCGTGGGTTCCTGACACCACTGAAAGACGGCTCTGCCGACTGGATTCGCGACAACTATGCAGCTGGTCAGTCTTGGGTTGATCTGGGCACATATGCTGACGAAAACGGCGAAGATCAGCTGTACGGCATGTTCTTCCGCGTCGATCTGAAGTCCCTCGTTTGGTATTCACCAGAGAACTTCGAAGACGCTGGCTATGAAATCCCACAGTCCATGGAAGAGCTGATCGCGCTTTCTGACCAGATCGTCGCAGACGGCGGCACACCTTGGTGTATCGGTTTGGGATCAGGTGCTGCGACAGGGTGGCCTGCGACTGACTGGGTCGAAGACATGATGCTGCGCACACAGCCGCCAGCAATCTACGACCAATGGGTTTCCAATGAACTGCCATTCGACGCACCAGAAGTTGTTGGCGCAATCGAAGCCTTCGGTCAGTTTGCACTGAACGACGACTATGTGGCCGGTGGGGCGGGTGCAGTTGCATCCACAGACTTCCGCGACAGCCCCAAAGGCCTGTTTGACAGCCCACCACAGTGCTACATGCACCGTCAGGCGTCCTTCATTCCTGCGTTCTTCCCTGAAGGCACAGTTGTTGGCGAAGATGCAGACTTCTTCTACTTCCCAGCATATGAAGCAGCCGATCTTGGCAAGCCAGTTTTGGGCGCGGGCACATTGTTTGCCATCACAAACCCATCAGACGGCGCACAGGAACTCATCGAATTCCTGCGTGATCCAGCAGCACACGAAGTGTGGATGGGTTACGGCGGCTTCCTGACACCACACAAGGACGTCGATCCAGCGAAATTCCAAGACGACACATCCCGTGCGTTGAACGAAGTTCTGCTAAACGCGACAACATTCCGCTTTGACGGCTCTGACCTGATGCCGGGCGCTGTTGGTGCAGGGTCTTTCTGGACAGGCATGGTTGACTACGCTGGCGGCAAAGACGCAGCCGAAGTCGCAGCTGGCATTCAGTCCTCTTGGCCTGAGTAA
- a CDS encoding substrate-binding domain-containing protein — translation MNLKELSGRLGLSPTTVSRALGGYPEVSAETRQRVSDAAVKFNYQPNKRARALATGRSFNIGHVLSSSNKDQLVNPIFGDFVAGVTETSGALGYSLSLTVTDADQEASLFRRLQSEGAVDGIVLQAPLMNDDRIALLREIGMPFVVHGRATDVTTPYAWVDVNNKRAFERAGQFLLDLGHERIGLVNGDETMDFAFRRRAGFEAALTARDLTPNPTYMTSGEMTEANGYDAVRAMLALPTPPTAFLMSSVISAIGARRAVQEAGLTLGREVSLIAYDDDLSYLSNRQTVPIFTAVRSSVREAGRQIARILVDQIGDPDSPPQHKLLEAELVVGTSTGPVFRG, via the coding sequence ATGAACCTGAAAGAACTCTCTGGACGGCTAGGGTTGTCGCCCACGACGGTCAGTCGCGCTTTAGGTGGCTATCCCGAGGTGAGCGCAGAAACCCGTCAACGCGTGTCCGATGCTGCGGTGAAATTCAATTACCAGCCCAACAAACGGGCCCGCGCGTTGGCCACTGGCCGGTCGTTCAATATCGGCCATGTGCTGTCGTCATCGAACAAGGATCAGTTGGTAAACCCGATCTTCGGGGACTTCGTTGCGGGCGTGACAGAGACAAGCGGCGCGTTGGGCTACAGCCTGTCGTTGACCGTTACGGACGCAGATCAGGAAGCATCGTTGTTCCGACGTTTGCAATCCGAGGGCGCGGTTGATGGTATCGTGTTGCAGGCCCCGCTGATGAACGATGACCGGATCGCGTTGCTGCGCGAAATCGGGATGCCGTTTGTGGTGCATGGTCGCGCGACGGATGTGACCACGCCTTACGCTTGGGTCGATGTGAACAACAAACGTGCGTTTGAACGGGCGGGTCAGTTCCTGTTGGATTTGGGCCACGAACGGATTGGTCTGGTTAACGGCGACGAAACGATGGATTTTGCGTTCCGACGCCGCGCTGGTTTTGAAGCTGCATTGACGGCGCGCGACCTGACCCCGAACCCGACCTATATGACCAGCGGCGAGATGACCGAAGCAAACGGGTATGACGCGGTGCGGGCCATGCTGGCGTTGCCAACCCCGCCGACCGCGTTCCTGATGTCGTCCGTGATTTCCGCGATTGGTGCGCGCCGCGCTGTGCAAGAGGCCGGACTGACGCTGGGCCGCGAGGTGTCGCTGATCGCCTACGACGATGATTTGTCCTACCTCAGCAATCGCCAAACCGTACCGATCTTTACCGCAGTCCGGTCGTCCGTGCGCGAAGCAGGCCGCCAGATCGCCCGTATTCTGGTGGATCAAATTGGCGATCCCGACAGCCCGCCGCAGCATAAATTGCTGGAAGCAGAGCTGGTCGTCGGAACGTCGACGGGGCCTGTTTTTAGAGGCTAA
- a CDS encoding fasciclin domain-containing protein: MMNAVKTTFAALTVTAFAGTASADADLNVVENAAGSPVFTTLVAAADAAGLVDYLSTPEYRFTIFAPTDAAFAALPEGTVERLLMPENQDELRSLVSAHVVPALIDFSTGEVAEDVGAPEGYTTGTVFVDDAIMQVDTLEGADLLIDMRSDMPMISTDIGTIEDAILLGDVIEASNGIIHTIDTVLTPAN, encoded by the coding sequence ATGATGAACGCTGTAAAGACGACCTTTGCTGCACTGACTGTGACTGCATTCGCTGGAACGGCTTCCGCCGACGCGGATTTGAATGTTGTCGAAAATGCCGCCGGTTCCCCGGTTTTCACAACATTGGTCGCCGCAGCTGATGCCGCTGGTCTGGTTGATTACCTGTCCACGCCGGAGTACCGCTTTACGATTTTCGCACCAACAGATGCGGCTTTTGCGGCCCTGCCGGAAGGCACCGTTGAACGTTTGTTGATGCCGGAAAACCAAGACGAATTGCGGTCTTTGGTATCTGCACACGTTGTGCCCGCGCTGATTGACTTCAGCACAGGTGAGGTTGCCGAAGATGTGGGCGCCCCAGAAGGTTACACAACCGGTACCGTGTTTGTTGATGATGCGATCATGCAGGTGGACACGTTGGAAGGCGCTGATCTGTTGATTGATATGCGGTCAGACATGCCGATGATTTCAACCGATATTGGCACGATTGAAGACGCCATTCTTTTGGGCGACGTGATTGAAGCATCAAACGGGATCATCCACACGATTGATACTGTTCTGACGCCAGCCAACTAA